A region from the Aquimarina sp. ERC-38 genome encodes:
- a CDS encoding sodium-dependent bicarbonate transport family permease, which yields MDLHLLIDNLTNPALLFFFLGVIAVQVKSDLSIPPNSSKFISLYLLLSIGFKGGQELSHSEFNTEILWSLLFGIFLAVVIPVYAYFILRRKFSVDNAGAIAAAYGSVSAVTFVTTISFLELEQIAFNGHMVAVMALMEAPSIMVGLLLITIFKKNKTEEKIPMKKVVHHALTNGSVLLIIGSLLVGLLASEAQAEGIKPFTTDIFKGFLAVFLLDMGITSGRKLSDFISKGWFALLFAIIIPVINGCIVAVVSGFFSAIEGNRLLFAILAASASYIAVPAAMKFAVPKANPSLYIPMALVITFPFNITLGMPLYLYIIQLS from the coding sequence ATGGACTTACATTTACTTATTGATAATCTGACCAATCCAGCCTTACTTTTTTTCTTTTTAGGGGTTATCGCGGTTCAGGTAAAAAGTGATCTTAGCATACCACCTAATTCTTCAAAATTTATTTCATTATATCTTTTGCTTTCCATAGGCTTTAAAGGAGGGCAGGAGTTGTCGCACAGTGAATTTAATACCGAAATTTTATGGTCATTACTCTTTGGGATTTTTCTGGCAGTAGTGATACCGGTATACGCTTATTTTATTCTAAGAAGGAAGTTTAGTGTCGATAACGCTGGAGCTATAGCCGCAGCTTATGGTTCGGTAAGCGCAGTGACTTTTGTGACTACCATCTCCTTTTTAGAATTAGAACAAATTGCATTTAACGGTCATATGGTAGCCGTGATGGCACTGATGGAAGCACCTTCCATTATGGTAGGCCTGCTTTTGATTACTATTTTTAAGAAAAATAAAACCGAAGAAAAAATTCCTATGAAAAAAGTAGTACACCATGCCCTTACTAATGGAAGTGTGTTGTTAATTATAGGTAGTTTACTAGTAGGTTTACTAGCAAGTGAAGCACAAGCCGAAGGAATCAAACCCTTTACTACGGATATTTTTAAAGGGTTTTTAGCAGTCTTTCTCCTTGATATGGGAATCACCAGTGGGCGAAAACTTTCTGATTTTATCAGTAAAGGGTGGTTTGCCTTGCTCTTTGCGATCATCATACCCGTAATTAATGGGTGTATAGTAGCTGTAGTCAGTGGATTTTTTAGTGCCATAGAAGGAAACCGGTTGTTATTTGCCATATTAGCGGCAAGTGCGTCATATATTGCGGTACCTGCCGCCATGAAATTTGCAGTTCCTAAAGCCAATCCTAGCCTTTATATACCTATGGCACTTGTCATTACCTTTCCTTTTAATATCACGTTAGGCATGCCACTATATTTGTATATCATACAGCTATCATAA
- a CDS encoding pirin family protein has product MKTVLHKADTRGDANHGWLHSKHTFSFANYHDPQRMNFGVLRVLNDDTVAEKRGFGTHPHQDMEIISIPLEGDLRHEDNMGNQTIIRSGDVQVMSAGTGVMHSEYNAKEDAPVKFLQIWVFPNTKGVEPRYDQITLNKEDRKNKLQQILSPDPEDDGVWIYQNAWFYMTDLNKDSSVTYTLQKPEENGVYVFVLKGNATVNEQPLATRDGFGIYDVSTLSIKADTEAELLLMEVPMSLS; this is encoded by the coding sequence ATGAAAACCGTATTACACAAAGCAGATACCAGGGGAGATGCCAATCATGGATGGTTGCATTCCAAACATACGTTTAGTTTTGCCAACTATCATGACCCGCAACGAATGAATTTTGGGGTACTTCGAGTACTTAATGATGATACCGTAGCCGAAAAAAGAGGATTTGGTACACATCCGCATCAGGATATGGAAATCATATCCATTCCCTTAGAAGGAGACTTAAGGCATGAAGACAATATGGGAAACCAAACCATAATTAGGTCCGGAGATGTACAGGTGATGAGCGCAGGTACCGGGGTCATGCATTCAGAATACAACGCAAAAGAAGATGCTCCGGTTAAATTCCTTCAAATCTGGGTGTTTCCTAATACCAAAGGTGTGGAACCCAGGTATGATCAAATTACGCTAAATAAAGAAGATCGAAAAAATAAATTACAACAGATTTTATCTCCTGACCCGGAGGATGATGGCGTTTGGATTTATCAGAATGCGTGGTTTTATATGACAGACCTGAATAAAGATTCATCCGTAACCTATACCTTACAAAAACCGGAAGAAAACGGGGTTTACGTTTTTGTATTAAAAGGAAATGCTACTGTTAATGAACAACCTCTGGCTACCCGGGATGGCTTTGGTATTTATGATGTAAGCACTCTAAGCATAAAAGCCGATACGGAGGCGGAACTTCTTTTAATGGAAGTCCCAATGAGCTTAAGTTAA
- a CDS encoding BLUF domain-containing protein: MLEIIEDSALSKVRQLAKYLDVSLVESYGVAVLRLDNKKGKGYISYFSIIPGLSLVVFNITFYEKLVIHKKIIEDQIIDFYYVLNGIFKHQFSDMDSIRKVDKNRNLITISNSNSTSSITFLENIKIEVSDIVINNQLLPRGTTNYIRQLERNVKELVQKVGETAPFYYESLIDPIPAEYAQILINNKKMDVMGRLMTEGAAINMLFSQLKNYEKETSENKIYLPTKLKDEDLLKCTKIGDYIKKYINRRVTITELSKHFLISTKKLQNGIQFLYGDTVNRYISNIKLTHAKELLQKSDLSISEICKICGYPSPSYLSKKFFERYHFLPKDYKSSFQNKNALFEISYRSVASPSMTPEDVKQIVEKAISFNKIHNITGCLIYHNQTFFQILEGAKEEVMRLYYQITQDPRHSSLVIVWKGVKFVRNFSMWNMALVTDNGNLRVTYEDNTEHQDLGNIMNNLDSSKAISDILWKRIHKVIETRSTAPPGV; this comes from the coding sequence ATGCTAGAGATAATAGAAGATTCAGCATTAAGTAAAGTAAGACAACTTGCAAAATATCTGGATGTCAGTTTAGTAGAAAGTTATGGAGTAGCTGTTTTACGTTTAGATAATAAAAAAGGAAAAGGATATATTAGTTATTTTTCTATTATACCAGGCCTTTCCCTGGTCGTATTTAATATAACCTTTTATGAAAAACTGGTCATTCATAAAAAAATAATAGAAGATCAGATTATTGATTTTTACTACGTATTAAACGGGATTTTTAAACATCAGTTTTCTGATATGGACAGTATCCGGAAGGTAGATAAAAACAGGAACCTTATTACCATCAGTAATTCTAATAGTACCTCTAGCATTACCTTTCTTGAAAACATAAAAATAGAAGTAAGCGATATAGTCATAAATAATCAACTATTGCCTCGCGGTACTACTAATTACATTAGACAGCTGGAACGTAATGTTAAAGAACTGGTACAAAAGGTAGGAGAAACCGCTCCCTTTTATTACGAGAGCTTAATTGACCCAATTCCCGCAGAATATGCGCAAATCCTAATTAATAATAAAAAAATGGATGTAATGGGGCGATTAATGACCGAAGGTGCCGCCATCAATATGTTATTCAGCCAGCTTAAAAATTATGAAAAAGAAACTAGCGAGAATAAAATTTATCTTCCTACAAAACTAAAAGACGAAGATTTATTAAAATGCACAAAAATCGGCGACTATATAAAAAAGTATATAAATCGTCGAGTAACTATTACCGAACTGAGTAAACACTTTTTGATTTCAACTAAAAAACTTCAGAACGGAATTCAGTTTTTATATGGGGATACGGTAAATAGGTATATTTCTAATATTAAATTAACCCATGCCAAAGAATTACTTCAAAAATCGGATTTAAGTATTAGCGAAATTTGTAAAATTTGTGGGTACCCTTCGCCTAGTTATTTATCTAAAAAGTTTTTTGAACGATATCACTTTCTACCTAAAGATTATAAGAGTTCTTTCCAAAATAAAAATGCCTTATTTGAAATTAGCTACAGGTCTGTTGCCTCACCATCCATGACTCCGGAAGATGTAAAACAAATTGTAGAAAAAGCAATTTCTTTTAATAAAATACACAATATTACCGGATGTTTGATTTACCACAATCAGACGTTTTTTCAGATTCTGGAAGGAGCAAAAGAAGAAGTAATGCGACTATACTATCAGATTACACAAGATCCTCGGCATAGCAGTCTTGTCATTGTCTGGAAAGGAGTAAAGTTTGTGAGGAATTTCAGTATGTGGAATATGGCATTAGTTACTGATAATGGCAATTTAAGAGTAACTTATGAAGACAATACAGAACATCAGGATTTAGGAAATATTATGAATAATCTCGATAGTTCCAAAGCAATTTCTGATATCCTCTGGAAAAGAATACATAAGGTTATTGAAACTCGATCTACTGCACCACCGGGTGTTTAA
- a CDS encoding LacI family DNA-binding transcriptional regulator, with protein sequence MNEKKPATLKILAQELNLSISTVSRALANHPDISAETKKRVNQLALDLDYAPNIFARGLKSRRSYILGVIVPNISHLFTSTILKGILDEAENQGYKVIVSDSKYSEVKQNEMLQTMMQFGVDGILLSLARKTIAIDPILKLAKRLPLVLFDKVSDKVPCTQIVINEEEAAFNAVDHLIQTGKKKIAIIKETENSFNSEMRYAGYLRALRENNIELDQKLVISTEDISIINGKRSANLLLSLKNRPDGIFAITDGAAIGVIQALHKYKIKIPDEISVVGFSNSMHATIITPALTTVDQPGQKIGRTAVKFLIEEINTTATSLTTRTVEIKTNLIVRESTLRI encoded by the coding sequence ATGAACGAAAAAAAACCTGCTACTCTTAAAATACTGGCGCAGGAACTGAATTTATCCATCTCTACGGTTTCCAGAGCCTTAGCAAACCACCCGGACATCAGTGCGGAGACAAAAAAAAGGGTAAATCAATTAGCTCTAGATTTGGACTACGCACCTAATATTTTTGCCAGGGGGTTAAAATCAAGAAGAAGTTATATCCTAGGGGTAATTGTGCCTAATATTTCACATCTTTTTACTTCAACCATATTAAAAGGGATTCTGGATGAAGCAGAAAATCAGGGTTATAAAGTTATTGTTTCAGATTCTAAATATTCTGAAGTGAAGCAGAATGAAATGTTGCAAACCATGATGCAATTTGGGGTAGATGGAATTTTATTGTCTTTAGCCAGAAAAACCATTGCTATAGATCCTATATTAAAATTAGCAAAACGTTTACCCCTCGTATTATTTGATAAAGTTTCAGATAAAGTCCCTTGTACTCAAATTGTAATTAATGAAGAAGAAGCTGCCTTTAATGCAGTTGACCACTTAATTCAAACCGGAAAAAAAAAGATTGCCATTATTAAAGAAACCGAAAATTCCTTTAATTCAGAAATGAGATACGCGGGATACTTGCGTGCGTTAAGAGAAAATAATATTGAACTTGATCAAAAATTAGTAATTAGTACTGAAGATATATCCATTATCAATGGAAAAAGGTCGGCTAATCTACTTTTAAGTCTTAAAAACAGACCCGATGGAATTTTTGCAATCACAGATGGAGCCGCCATTGGGGTGATTCAGGCACTGCACAAATACAAAATTAAGATACCGGACGAGATTTCGGTTGTTGGGTTTAGTAACTCTATGCATGCTACTATCATCACACCTGCCCTTACTACGGTGGACCAACCAGGACAAAAAATAGGGCGTACGGCGGTAAAATTTTTAATTGAAGAAATTAATACTACGGCTACTAGTTTAACCACCAGAACGGTAGAGATTAAAACTAATTTGATCGTCAGGGAATCTACATTACGGATTTAG
- a CDS encoding TonB-dependent receptor domain-containing protein, with translation MKKTIVTIICVFAVSLGFAQTEITGKVTDNSGAPIPGANLVIAGTTTGTVTDFDGNYTLTTEVSGQQKILASYIGFLTLSKSIALSDSPITLDFVLQEGGQQLEEIVLTASSTFRSQKQAPLSISSVEMKEITKLSANSQADILRSVPGITAEGGGGETATNIFVRGLPSGGQYVFNPLQYDGMPLMSTFGLNSSAHDVYARPDIGFKGVEFVRGGSAILFGAGSVAGIINYTSKTGDTNPGNILNMEVANQGRLKTDFYSGGRLGGEDSNTFYAFTGFIRHDRGPIETGLTTRGVQFRGNIKKKFDQGSFTLHGQYINDNAQFYLPLPLTGGSRERIAGNDGEPVSQLLTGELANVSFNTPGGVYQSPIADGVSTTGGYVMGDFNYNFTDDLRFKAKARFANYAHNFALYVGGNGDNGNPITLDNYIQSIAPDNLGFTATYQGGSGDPINGSDLVVENLHVDRLRPMTDYSGETSLIKTITTSGGNSHTITLGSFIARTEAEDVNYQFRTLTEFNNAPRLVNLTYTAADGSNVIHSDGGIYNRIGQTANNFLSQDKVAVFIADEMVFDRWRFDVGFRWETTNGEFNQGQFLTETVYDNPELTPELSTVQAESGNFNRGKVSASDWAVSLAGLYELTETTNLYANFSKGYFFPQIRGFAPIPGISENVYDAENINQVEVGAKFGNAKFSGSLAGYYVALKDRIQILQAIVGGQLIDQTRSEQNTETIGVEASWNWKLLNNFSLIGNATFQDHQITENLDVDLVNNTTTETNVGNELARQPNFLTSAGLYYNNTKFDAVFNLNHTGKKFTDNTNNIELDAINIFRLGAGYTFQKKEGNESVRIGFSVFNLFDSEGITEGNPRAGAAGATEGEFFFGRPILPRRAFITATFNF, from the coding sequence ATGAAAAAAACGATAGTAACTATTATTTGCGTGTTTGCGGTAAGTCTGGGATTTGCTCAAACCGAAATTACGGGAAAAGTAACCGACAATTCGGGTGCTCCTATCCCTGGGGCCAATTTAGTAATCGCAGGAACAACTACTGGTACCGTTACGGATTTTGACGGTAATTATACGTTAACTACAGAGGTATCAGGTCAACAAAAAATACTTGCCTCCTATATTGGATTTCTGACGTTGTCTAAAAGTATAGCATTATCCGATAGCCCCATAACCTTAGATTTTGTGTTACAAGAAGGAGGGCAGCAATTAGAAGAGATTGTACTTACAGCTTCCAGTACTTTTCGTTCGCAAAAACAGGCACCTTTATCTATCAGCTCGGTCGAAATGAAAGAGATCACTAAATTATCAGCAAATAGCCAGGCTGATATCTTAAGAAGCGTACCTGGTATCACGGCAGAAGGTGGGGGAGGAGAGACCGCTACCAATATATTTGTCAGAGGGCTTCCTTCTGGGGGACAATATGTATTTAATCCGTTACAATATGACGGTATGCCGTTGATGAGCACCTTTGGGCTAAACTCATCCGCTCATGATGTGTATGCCCGCCCGGATATTGGTTTTAAAGGAGTTGAATTTGTTCGTGGGGGGTCTGCCATTTTGTTCGGAGCAGGTTCTGTTGCAGGTATTATTAACTATACTAGTAAAACCGGAGACACTAACCCCGGAAATATATTGAATATGGAAGTGGCTAACCAGGGTAGGTTAAAAACTGATTTTTACAGTGGTGGTCGCCTGGGAGGAGAAGATTCCAATACATTTTATGCCTTTACCGGTTTTATACGACATGACAGAGGTCCGATAGAAACCGGACTTACCACCCGCGGTGTCCAGTTCAGGGGGAATATTAAAAAGAAGTTCGATCAGGGGTCATTCACCTTACACGGTCAATACATTAACGATAATGCACAATTTTATCTTCCATTACCCTTAACAGGTGGTAGTAGAGAACGTATTGCAGGAAATGACGGGGAACCGGTAAGCCAATTATTAACCGGCGAACTAGCCAATGTATCTTTTAATACGCCTGGAGGTGTTTATCAAAGTCCTATTGCTGATGGGGTTTCAACTACCGGAGGGTACGTAATGGGAGATTTTAACTATAACTTTACAGATGACCTAAGATTTAAAGCCAAAGCCAGGTTTGCTAACTATGCTCATAATTTTGCCTTGTACGTAGGAGGAAATGGAGATAATGGCAATCCTATCACTTTAGATAATTATATTCAAAGCATTGCCCCCGATAATCTTGGATTTACTGCTACCTACCAGGGAGGATCCGGGGATCCGATCAACGGTTCTGATCTGGTAGTGGAGAATCTGCATGTGGATCGTCTACGACCCATGACGGATTATTCAGGTGAAACTTCTTTAATAAAAACCATAACTACTTCAGGTGGCAACAGTCATACAATCACCCTGGGATCTTTTATTGCGCGTACCGAAGCAGAAGATGTCAACTATCAATTCCGAACCCTTACCGAATTTAATAATGCGCCGCGTTTAGTCAACCTTACCTATACCGCAGCAGACGGTAGCAATGTAATTCATTCGGATGGTGGAATTTATAATCGAATTGGTCAAACCGCAAACAACTTTTTGTCGCAAGATAAGGTAGCGGTGTTTATTGCTGATGAAATGGTATTTGATCGATGGCGGTTTGATGTTGGTTTTAGATGGGAAACTACTAACGGAGAGTTTAACCAGGGACAATTTCTTACTGAAACGGTGTATGATAATCCGGAACTTACCCCTGAATTAAGTACCGTACAGGCTGAAAGCGGTAATTTTAACCGGGGTAAGGTAAGTGCATCTGATTGGGCAGTATCCCTGGCAGGACTTTATGAATTGACGGAAACGACTAATTTATATGCGAATTTCTCCAAAGGATACTTCTTTCCGCAGATACGAGGTTTTGCTCCTATCCCCGGGATTTCTGAAAATGTGTATGATGCAGAAAATATCAATCAGGTAGAGGTAGGGGCAAAATTCGGAAATGCGAAATTTTCAGGTTCCCTCGCCGGATATTATGTAGCGTTAAAAGATAGAATCCAAATCCTTCAGGCAATCGTAGGAGGACAATTAATCGATCAAACCAGATCCGAACAGAATACGGAAACCATTGGTGTTGAAGCCTCATGGAATTGGAAACTCCTAAATAACTTTAGCCTCATTGGTAATGCAACTTTTCAGGATCATCAGATTACAGAAAACCTGGATGTGGACCTGGTTAACAATACAACCACGGAGACCAATGTAGGTAATGAACTAGCCAGGCAACCTAACTTTCTGACCAGTGCCGGATTATACTATAATAATACCAAGTTTGATGCCGTGTTTAACCTAAACCATACTGGTAAAAAATTTACAGATAATACAAACAATATCGAACTGGATGCTATTAATATCTTTCGCCTTGGTGCCGGGTATACCTTTCAGAAAAAGGAAGGAAATGAGTCCGTAAGGATAGGATTTTCAGTATTTAATTTGTTTGATAGTGAAGGTATAACTGAAGGAAACCCGAGAGCAGGTGCTGCAGGTGCTACCGAAGGTGAATTCTTCTTTGGCCGACCGATATTACCAAGAAGGGCATTTATAACGGCAACTTTTAATTTCTAA
- a CDS encoding MGH1-like glycoside hydrolase domain-containing protein, whose product MIHKTLINDAKKVLNANFQEAGFTIPSKGLYPFQWKWDSGFIAIGLSYYNIAKAKLEVETLLNAQWNNGFIPHIIFHKENDSYFPGADFHCSELHPLSSKKHKSTGMTQPPITGFVLKEMYRIAEDKEDMLQFIQKHIDKVYENHLYFYTNRDPFNEGLMYIYHNWESGTDNSPVWDDIWKTMDPPEYAFERKDTTHVNASQRPSKREYDYYLHLIEIAKKHKYDDEKIAKISPFLVQDPLFNAMLIKSNEALIELYDLLGGEGAKKLVIQQWQQKSKKGFKKLFDAELGAYIHYDLRNKRPIRHITSSSFSPLFAGIPDVEKAKILTTTMLEKFGGEDKYLCASFDPTNDKFNPKKYWRGPVWINMNWMLYYGLKRYDYKELADRIKKDSIELIDRDGFFEYFDCRKENGEPNRTGYGGGNFSWSAALIIDLLKN is encoded by the coding sequence ATGATACATAAGACATTGATAAACGATGCGAAAAAAGTGTTGAACGCCAATTTTCAGGAAGCAGGATTTACCATACCCAGTAAAGGATTGTATCCTTTCCAATGGAAATGGGATTCCGGATTTATTGCCATAGGTTTATCCTACTATAATATTGCTAAAGCAAAATTAGAGGTAGAAACGCTACTGAATGCCCAATGGAACAATGGCTTTATTCCGCATATTATATTTCATAAAGAAAATGATTCTTACTTTCCCGGAGCTGATTTTCACTGCTCGGAATTACACCCTTTATCTTCTAAAAAACACAAATCCACTGGTATGACCCAACCCCCAATTACGGGTTTTGTTTTAAAAGAAATGTACCGGATTGCCGAAGATAAAGAAGATATGCTTCAATTTATCCAAAAGCATATTGATAAAGTATACGAAAATCATTTGTATTTCTATACGAACCGGGACCCATTTAATGAAGGTTTGATGTATATCTATCACAACTGGGAATCAGGAACGGATAACTCTCCGGTATGGGACGATATCTGGAAAACTATGGATCCACCGGAATACGCCTTTGAACGAAAAGACACTACTCATGTAAATGCTTCTCAGAGACCTTCAAAAAGAGAGTACGATTATTATTTACACCTTATTGAAATTGCAAAAAAACATAAGTATGATGATGAAAAAATTGCTAAAATTTCACCCTTTTTAGTACAGGATCCGCTTTTTAATGCAATGTTGATTAAAAGTAATGAAGCCCTGATAGAACTTTATGATCTACTGGGAGGTGAGGGTGCTAAAAAATTAGTTATCCAACAATGGCAACAAAAGAGTAAAAAAGGTTTTAAAAAATTATTTGATGCCGAATTAGGAGCTTACATACATTATGACTTAAGGAATAAAAGACCGATACGCCATATCACCTCTTCCTCTTTTTCTCCATTATTTGCCGGGATTCCGGACGTGGAGAAAGCTAAAATTTTGACAACTACCATGCTGGAAAAATTCGGGGGAGAAGATAAATACCTTTGTGCCTCTTTTGATCCAACCAACGATAAGTTTAACCCAAAGAAATACTGGCGGGGACCGGTCTGGATCAATATGAACTGGATGCTGTACTATGGCTTAAAAAGATACGACTACAAGGAGTTGGCTGACCGGATTAAAAAAGATTCTATTGAACTAATAGACCGCGATGGGTTTTTTGAGTATTTTGATTGTAGAAAAGAAAACGGCGAACCTAACAGAACAGGGTACGGAGGAGGAAATTTTTCCTGGAGCGCTGCGCTAATTATAGACCTTTTAAAAAACTAG
- a CDS encoding GNAT family N-acetyltransferase, with translation MNLSDNPRKFDFSKKYILEDDFVQLLPLIEAHIQPLSKISDDTDIWTFFFENGNTIDALSRYIISATDNRKFNKEYPFVIFDKITEQYVGTTRFYEYLPIFNTIKLGHTWYGKAFRSTGLNKRCKYLLFEFAFEKIGLERIGFGAMRDNIRSIAAMKSVGCKEEGVLRNMFPSRDGKGRTDAVLMSILKNEWYQSTKYQLKAKIDT, from the coding sequence ATGAATCTCTCAGATAATCCAAGAAAATTTGATTTTTCAAAGAAATATATTTTGGAGGATGATTTTGTTCAATTGCTTCCATTAATCGAGGCACATATTCAACCTTTATCAAAAATATCTGATGATACTGATATTTGGACTTTCTTTTTTGAAAATGGGAATACTATTGATGCTCTTTCCAGATACATTATATCGGCAACTGACAATCGAAAATTTAATAAAGAATATCCTTTTGTAATCTTTGATAAAATTACAGAACAATATGTAGGCACAACCAGGTTTTACGAATACCTGCCTATCTTTAATACGATTAAATTAGGACATACTTGGTATGGCAAAGCATTCCGTAGTACAGGATTAAACAAACGTTGTAAATATTTATTATTTGAGTTCGCATTTGAGAAAATTGGCTTAGAACGTATTGGTTTCGGAGCTATGAGAGATAACATAAGAAGTATTGCAGCTATGAAAAGCGTGGGTTGCAAAGAAGAAGGTGTATTACGAAATATGTTTCCTTCACGGGACGGTAAGGGAAGAACGGATGCCGTTCTAATGAGTATATTAAAAAACGAATGGTACCAAAGCACTAAGTATCAATTAAAAGCAAAAATTGACACATGA